The Gemmatimonadales bacterium genome includes the window TACAACTCGATTTCACAAGTTAGGGGTCGGCATGTCCGCCCAAGCCACCCAGATGCTACCGATGGCCCGTGGCGATGTGGTACTCCGTCGGGTGGGCAACGAGTGGGTCCTGTTCGACGCCGCCCGCGACCGTGCGCACGTGCTCAATCTCACGGCCGCCGTCGTCTGGACCTACTGCGATGGGGAACACGCCGCTGGCAAGTGGTTCGCGGGCATCCCGTAACGGAGACGACTTGGTGCGTTTTGCGCCTGGTACACTCTGGTTTTCTGCCGTCTACAGGTCGCTCAAGCTTGATGACAAGTCATTGTCTGAGTTACCTTTAATAGCGTACATTTGTGTGGCTAGGACGGTCGGAACATTTCTTGCTGCTGGATACTATTACGTAAGCCCTGCGGCAATTCGCCGTGGTTGGGAGGCCCCGGAAGCTCGGCCCGAGGTCGTTGTGCTGCTTGACCGCCAGGCACCCGGGGGGCCAGCCCGGCTCGAGCGGATGAGCGAGGGTGAAGCCGCGGTGCCGGGACTGTATGAGCGGCTGCGTCCCGACCAGACCGACCGGAGGAGACCCTGAGCCTGGTACCTAGAGGACGTTACGGCCTTGGCGGCGAGCGCCAGTTGCACCTGCGCGATCTCGCCCGGGTGCTCTTCGCGCATTGGAAGGTCGTCGTCTTCCTGACGGTGCTGGTGGTCTTCGCGACATCCTACGCCAGCAGGAAGGCGGTCCCGCGCTACCAGTCCTCGGCCACCGTCCAGGTGTCCTCCAAGCAGGCCCTGACGCCCTTGGAGGCCATGAGGGTCGATGAGATGGCCATTCTTCAGACCGACCCCGTCCTTTCCGAAGCGATGGTTCTCTCGACGCAGGCGCTCGCCCTGCGGGTCGTGGACGCAGTCGGCCTGCAGCTCGCGGTGGACGACTGGCAGCTCAGCCGGGCCACGTTCCTTTATGACGCGCAGGTCGATTCCCTCGCCCGGCCCGACAGCTTCGTGCTGGAGCTCAAGGGCACCGGCTACCAGCTCCGCAGCGTAGCTGGGGGCACGCTTGTGGCGGCCGGCGGCTACGACGTGCCCGCCGTCGGATCGGG containing:
- a CDS encoding Wzz/FepE/Etk N-terminal domain-containing protein, yielding MHLRDLARVLFAHWKVVVFLTVLVVFATSYASRKAVPRYQSSATVQVSSKQALTPLEAMRVDEMAILQTDPVLSEAMVLSTQALALRVVDAVGLQLAVDDWQLSRATFLYDAQVDSLARPDSFVLELKGTGYQLRSVAGGTLVAAGGYDVPAVGSGFSFRVREYRGEPRRARVSIMPRLAAGNMVRGGIGFAVPPTTSLVNVTFTGTDPSLVPEILNEALIALQ